One segment of Haemophilus influenzae DNA contains the following:
- a CDS encoding transcriptional regulator GcvA, which yields MYKRLPPLNSLKSFESAARYLSFTKAADELCVTQAAVSHQIKLLEEFLGIELFKRKNRSLELTELGKAYFVDINKILRRLNEATERLLTLKTDPHLNISVPQTFGIQWLVPHLSEFNQLYPQIEVRLTGVDQDEGLLNKEIDLAIYYGLGNWQNLQVDRLGEENLLIFASPELLDKNPIIQPEDLKKHTLIHIHTRDNWQAMANHLQLDDLNIQQGPLFSHTFMALQAAIHGQGIVLANRLLALQEIENGSLQAVLPTNLPDPKSFYVVNHLDRLDEQKIQAFRQWIINSIKREENE from the coding sequence ATGTATAAACGTTTGCCCCCATTGAATTCGCTAAAATCTTTTGAGTCTGCTGCTCGTTATTTAAGTTTTACTAAAGCTGCAGATGAGCTTTGTGTGACACAAGCGGCGGTTAGTCATCAAATTAAATTATTAGAAGAATTTTTAGGAATTGAATTATTTAAGCGAAAGAATCGTTCGTTAGAATTAACAGAACTTGGAAAAGCTTATTTTGTTGATATTAATAAAATTCTACGTCGTTTAAATGAAGCAACAGAGCGATTATTAACGTTAAAAACGGACCCGCATTTAAATATTAGCGTGCCACAAACTTTTGGTATTCAATGGCTAGTTCCACATTTAAGTGAATTTAATCAGCTTTATCCGCAAATTGAGGTGCGTTTAACAGGCGTGGATCAAGATGAAGGCTTGTTAAATAAAGAAATTGATCTTGCTATTTATTATGGCTTGGGAAATTGGCAGAATCTTCAAGTAGATCGTCTTGGCGAAGAAAATTTATTGATTTTTGCGTCGCCTGAATTACTAGATAAAAATCCAATTATTCAGCCTGAAGATTTAAAAAAACACACATTAATTCATATTCATACCCGTGATAATTGGCAAGCGATGGCAAATCATTTACAGTTAGATGATTTAAATATTCAGCAAGGGCCGTTATTTAGCCATACATTTATGGCGTTACAGGCGGCTATTCACGGGCAAGGCATTGTATTAGCTAATCGCTTATTAGCTTTGCAAGAAATTGAAAATGGATCATTGCAAGCGGTGTTGCCGACTAATTTGCCTGATCCAAAATCATTTTATGTGGTCAATCATCTTGATCGCCTTGATGAACAAAAAATTCAAGCATTCCGCCAATGGATTATTAACTCAATTAAACGAGAAGAAAATGAATAA
- a CDS encoding branched-chain amino acid aminotransferase encodes MKNLDWNNLGFSYIKTDYRFIAHWKEGKWEEGKLTTDNTLHIHEGSTALHYGQQCFEGLKAYRCKDGSINLFRPQANAERMQRTADRLLMPRVPTELFVRACKEVVKANQDWLGPYGSGATLYLRPFLIGVGENIGVKAAPEFIFSVFCCPVGAYFKGGLAPSNFITTDYDRAAPMGTGGVKVGGNYAASLLPHVLAAEQGTPERKFADAIYLDPKTHTKIEEVGAANFFGITKDNKFITPKSESILPSITKYSLLHIAKERLGMETIEGDVYIDQLDEFAEAGACGTAAVITPVGGIQHKSNFHVFYSETEVGPVTRRLYGELTGIQFGDVEAPEGWIVKVE; translated from the coding sequence ATGAAAAACTTAGACTGGAATAACCTTGGTTTTAGTTATATTAAAACAGATTACCGTTTCATCGCTCACTGGAAAGAGGGCAAATGGGAGGAAGGCAAACTCACAACAGACAATACCTTACATATTCACGAAGGTTCTACCGCACTTCACTACGGTCAGCAATGTTTTGAAGGTTTAAAGGCTTATCGTTGCAAAGACGGCTCAATCAACTTATTCCGTCCGCAGGCGAATGCAGAACGTATGCAACGTACCGCAGACCGTCTTTTAATGCCACGCGTACCAACTGAATTATTCGTACGTGCGTGTAAAGAAGTGGTTAAAGCTAACCAAGATTGGTTGGGCCCTTACGGTTCTGGTGCAACCTTATACTTACGTCCATTCTTAATTGGTGTGGGCGAAAATATCGGCGTGAAAGCAGCACCAGAGTTTATTTTCTCTGTTTTCTGTTGCCCAGTGGGTGCTTACTTCAAAGGTGGTTTGGCTCCATCAAACTTCATCACGACCGATTACGACCGTGCAGCACCAATGGGAACCGGTGGCGTAAAAGTGGGCGGAAACTACGCAGCAAGCCTTCTGCCACATGTATTAGCGGCAGAACAAGGTACGCCAGAACGTAAATTTGCAGATGCTATTTATTTAGATCCAAAAACTCACACCAAAATTGAAGAAGTCGGTGCGGCAAACTTCTTTGGGATCACAAAAGATAATAAATTCATCACACCAAAATCAGAATCAATTTTACCAAGTATCACCAAATACTCTCTTTTACATATCGCAAAAGAGCGTTTAGGCATGGAAACCATCGAAGGCGATGTTTATATCGATCAACTTGACGAATTCGCTGAAGCTGGTGCCTGTGGTACAGCAGCAGTAATTACCCCTGTAGGCGGTATCCAACACAAAAGCAACTTCCATGTTTTCTATTCAGAAACCGAAGTAGGCCCTGTTACCCGTCGTCTTTACGGTGAACTAACAGGCATCCAATTCGGTGATGTTGAAGCGCCTGAAGGCTGGATTGTGAAAGTAGAATAA
- the queC gene encoding 7-cyano-7-deazaguanine synthase QueC: protein MNIFNPNHDRKAIVIFSGGQDSTTCLFQAIAEYGKENVEAITFQYGQRHAIELEKARTIAQDLGIKQTLIDTSVMKAITHNALMDEQAHIEQKENELPNTFVDGRNALFLLYAAIYAKGQGIQDIITGVCETDFSGYPDCRDVFIKSMNVTLNLAMDYQFNIKTPLMYLTKAQTWQLADELGVLDYVQKHTHTCYEGIEGGCGKCPSCILRNKGLQEYLAKKCGKKTQGI from the coding sequence ATGAATATTTTCAATCCAAACCACGATCGTAAAGCGATTGTCATCTTTTCAGGTGGGCAAGACTCCACAACCTGTTTATTCCAAGCTATTGCTGAATACGGCAAAGAAAACGTAGAAGCCATTACCTTTCAATATGGGCAGCGTCATGCTATTGAATTAGAAAAGGCGCGCACCATTGCACAAGATTTAGGCATTAAACAAACCTTGATTGATACATCTGTTATGAAAGCTATCACGCATAATGCATTAATGGATGAACAGGCACATATTGAACAAAAAGAGAATGAATTACCAAACACTTTTGTTGATGGTCGCAACGCTCTATTTTTACTTTATGCAGCGATTTATGCGAAAGGTCAAGGCATTCAAGATATTATCACTGGCGTATGTGAAACAGATTTCAGCGGTTATCCCGATTGCCGAGATGTGTTTATCAAGTCTATGAATGTTACATTAAATTTGGCTATGGATTATCAATTCAATATCAAAACACCATTAATGTATCTCACCAAAGCCCAAACTTGGCAGCTTGCTGATGAATTAGGCGTACTAGATTATGTACAAAAACATACGCACACTTGCTATGAAGGGATTGAAGGGGGATGCGGAAAATGCCCAAGCTGTATTCTTCGCAATAAAGGCTTACAAGAATATTTAGCAAAAAAGTGCGGTAAAAAAACTCAAGGAATTTAA
- a CDS encoding Nif3-like dinuclear metal center hexameric protein gives MNNLELEQLINQKLSSDKINDYAPNGLQVEGKTEIKKIITGVTASQALIDYAISKNADAILVHHGYFWKSENPCIRGMKGKRIKALLVNDINLYGYHLPLDVHPELGNNAQLAKLLDIENLQPLEKSSVSIPVWGELKEPMTGKDFAEKIEKVLNRKPLICIENGPHLIRKIGICTGGGQGYIDLAAEQGCDAFITGEVSEQTIHSAREQGLHFFSAGHHATERYGIKALGEWLAKEYGFDVEFKDIDNPA, from the coding sequence ATGAATAATCTCGAACTTGAACAACTCATTAATCAAAAACTTTCTTCTGACAAAATCAATGACTATGCGCCCAACGGCTTACAAGTCGAAGGTAAAACAGAAATCAAAAAAATCATTACTGGCGTAACGGCAAGTCAGGCTCTAATTGATTACGCAATCAGCAAAAATGCCGATGCAATTTTGGTTCATCACGGCTATTTTTGGAAAAGTGAAAACCCTTGTATTCGAGGAATGAAAGGCAAGCGAATTAAAGCCCTTTTAGTGAACGACATTAATTTATATGGCTATCATTTGCCATTAGATGTGCACCCAGAATTAGGCAACAATGCACAATTAGCCAAACTGCTCGACATTGAAAATTTACAACCATTAGAAAAAAGCTCTGTGAGTATTCCTGTTTGGGGCGAATTAAAAGAACCGATGACAGGTAAAGACTTTGCAGAAAAAATAGAAAAAGTGTTAAATCGAAAACCGTTAATTTGCATTGAAAACGGACCGCACTTAATCCGAAAAATTGGTATCTGCACCGGTGGCGGACAAGGTTATATTGATCTTGCTGCAGAACAAGGCTGTGACGCATTTATTACAGGGGAAGTGTCAGAACAAACAATCCATTCTGCCCGTGAACAAGGATTACATTTCTTCTCTGCAGGCCATCACGCAACAGAACGCTATGGCATCAAGGCGTTAGGAGAATGGTTGGCGAAAGAATATGGCTTTGACGTAGAATTTAAAGATATAGATAATCCAGCGTAA
- the ffh gene encoding signal recognition particle protein, producing MFENLSDRLSKTLRNITGKGRLTEDNIKETLREVRMALLEADVALPVVREFIAKVKESALGEEVNKSLTPGQEFLKIVQRELEKAMGEANESLNLATQPPAVILMAGLQGAGKTTSVGKLAKFLRERHKKKVLVVSADVYRPAAIKQLETLAQSVGVDFFPSDVKQNPVDIAKAALADAKLKFYDVLIVDTAGRLHVDTEMMDEIKQVHAALNPIETLFTVDAMTGQDAANTAKAFNEALPLTGVILTKVDGDARGGAALSIRQITGKPIKFLGVGEKTEALEPFHPDRVASRILGMGDVLSLIEDLERSVDREKAEKMAQKFKKGDGFTLDDFREQLIEMKKMGGMMSMLEKLPGAKNLPDHVKNQVDDKMFVKMEAIINSMTLKERANPEIIKGSRRRRIALGSGTQVQDVNKLLKQFDEMQRMMKKMRKGGMAKMMRGMQGLMGAGLGGLGGLGGMFKR from the coding sequence ATGTTTGAGAATTTATCGGATCGCCTTTCCAAAACTTTACGTAATATCACAGGAAAAGGTCGTTTAACGGAAGATAATATTAAAGAAACCTTACGCGAAGTGCGTATGGCATTACTTGAAGCAGATGTTGCTTTACCTGTGGTGCGTGAATTTATCGCAAAAGTAAAAGAAAGCGCGCTTGGGGAAGAAGTCAATAAAAGTTTAACGCCAGGGCAAGAGTTCTTAAAAATCGTTCAGCGTGAGCTTGAAAAAGCCATGGGCGAAGCGAATGAGAGTTTAAACCTTGCAACCCAACCACCTGCAGTTATCTTAATGGCAGGTTTACAAGGGGCGGGTAAAACCACCAGCGTGGGTAAATTGGCAAAATTCTTGCGTGAACGTCATAAAAAGAAAGTGTTAGTGGTTTCTGCCGATGTATATCGCCCAGCTGCGATTAAGCAACTTGAAACCTTGGCTCAATCTGTTGGCGTGGATTTTTTCCCATCGGATGTCAAACAAAATCCAGTTGATATTGCTAAAGCGGCACTTGCTGATGCAAAACTGAAATTCTACGATGTGTTGATTGTGGATACAGCTGGTCGCTTGCATGTTGATACAGAAATGATGGATGAAATCAAGCAAGTCCATGCAGCGTTAAATCCAATCGAAACCCTTTTCACTGTTGATGCGATGACTGGTCAAGATGCAGCCAATACGGCAAAAGCCTTTAATGAAGCATTGCCGCTTACAGGTGTTATTTTGACAAAAGTGGACGGTGATGCACGTGGTGGTGCAGCCTTATCAATTCGTCAAATCACAGGTAAACCAATCAAATTCTTGGGTGTGGGCGAGAAAACAGAAGCACTTGAGCCTTTCCATCCTGATCGTGTCGCTTCCCGTATTTTGGGCATGGGCGATGTGCTTTCCCTTATCGAAGATCTTGAACGTTCTGTTGACCGTGAAAAAGCCGAAAAAATGGCACAGAAATTCAAGAAAGGCGATGGTTTCACTTTAGATGATTTCCGCGAGCAGCTTATCGAGATGAAAAAAATGGGTGGCATGATGTCTATGCTTGAAAAATTACCAGGTGCAAAAAATTTGCCTGATCACGTTAAAAATCAAGTAGATGACAAAATGTTTGTCAAAATGGAAGCGATCATTAACTCCATGACACTAAAAGAACGTGCGAACCCAGAGATTATCAAAGGATCTCGCCGTCGTCGTATTGCATTAGGTTCTGGCACTCAAGTGCAAGATGTTAATAAATTACTTAAACAATTCGATGAAATGCAACGCATGATGAAGAAAATGCGTAAAGGTGGCATGGCTAAAATGATGCGTGGAATGCAAGGCTTAATGGGCGCAGGCTTAGGCGGTCTTGGTGGTTTAGGCGGAATGTTTAAACGATAA
- a CDS encoding HlyC/CorC family transporter, whose protein sequence is MDSIPLSTLFIILIICLVLSAYFSGSETGLLSLNKYRLRFLSEQGNKGAKKAEKLLEKPDTLLSFILIFNNLVNISASAIATVIGMRLYGDVGVAIATGLLTFVMLVFSEIFPKTVAAMHAEKVSFFSSHILTSLLKIFYPLVWLMNIFTKSLMQIVGLKLDMQKQVISSEELRSIVSEAGEATPNEQHPQMLLSILDMETVTVDDIMVPRNEIGGINIDDDWRAIMRQLNHAAHNRVVLYKGSLDEQVLGILRVREAFRLLLEKNEFTKETLIRAADEVYFIPESTPLKTQLANFRANKERIGLVVDEYGDIKGLVTLEDILEEIVGDFTTSTAPSIDEEVIQQSDGSMIIDGSANLRDLNKMFNWELDTEDARTFNGLILEHLEEIPDEGTICEIDGLLITILEVGDNMIKQAKVVKL, encoded by the coding sequence TTGGATAGCATTCCCCTTAGTACTTTATTTATTATTCTCATTATCTGTTTAGTTTTATCAGCCTATTTTTCTGGTTCAGAAACTGGACTACTCTCCCTCAATAAATATCGTCTTCGTTTTCTATCTGAACAGGGCAATAAAGGCGCGAAAAAAGCGGAAAAACTGCTCGAAAAGCCAGATACCTTGTTAAGCTTTATTCTTATCTTTAATAATCTTGTGAATATCAGTGCATCGGCAATTGCAACAGTTATTGGTATGCGTTTATATGGCGATGTCGGCGTGGCAATTGCAACGGGTTTGCTCACTTTCGTGATGCTCGTATTTTCTGAAATCTTCCCTAAAACTGTGGCAGCGATGCACGCAGAAAAAGTCAGTTTTTTTTCAAGTCATATTTTAACTTCATTGCTTAAAATCTTTTATCCGCTCGTTTGGTTAATGAATATTTTTACTAAATCCTTGATGCAAATAGTAGGGTTAAAACTTGATATGCAAAAACAAGTGATTAGTAGTGAAGAACTGCGTAGCATTGTGTCAGAGGCGGGCGAAGCAACGCCAAATGAACAGCATCCGCAAATGTTACTGTCTATTTTGGATATGGAAACAGTCACTGTTGATGACATTATGGTTCCCCGCAACGAAATCGGCGGTATAAATATTGATGATGATTGGCGAGCCATTATGCGCCAGCTCAATCACGCCGCACACAATCGTGTTGTACTTTATAAAGGCAGCCTTGATGAACAAGTACTTGGCATTTTGCGCGTGCGTGAAGCATTCCGCTTACTGCTTGAAAAAAATGAATTTACCAAAGAAACCTTAATTCGTGCCGCAGATGAAGTGTATTTCATTCCTGAAAGCACGCCATTAAAAACGCAACTTGCAAATTTCCGTGCAAATAAAGAACGCATTGGCTTAGTTGTGGATGAATACGGCGATATTAAAGGTCTTGTAACTTTGGAAGATATTTTGGAAGAAATCGTTGGGGATTTTACCACTTCCACCGCCCCAAGCATTGACGAAGAAGTAATTCAACAGTCCGATGGTTCAATGATTATCGATGGCTCCGCTAATCTACGTGATCTCAACAAAATGTTTAACTGGGAATTAGATACAGAAGATGCTCGTACTTTTAATGGTTTAATCTTAGAACACTTAGAGGAAATACCCGACGAAGGCACAATTTGCGAAATTGATGGTTTGCTAATCACTATTCTTGAAGTGGGCGATAATATGATAAAACAGGCGAAAGTCGTCAAACTTTAA
- a CDS encoding threonine/serine ThrE exporter family protein produces the protein MEHEYQRAVTRVCVQTALLLLQHGAESTVVVQMAQRLGIALGVESVECALTANAVVLTTLSDNHCITTARKNTDKGINMQMVTDVQRIVIAVEHHLYDLEIAQRKLNQLKPLKYNRWLIVFMIGLSCAAFAHLSGGDWIICGITFVAAAIAMFVRQEFSKRHYNPIIVFSITSFVASLISGVSLKYNLGNDPQIALASSVLLLVPGFPLINSLADILKGYVNMGLGRWTIATILTFGACLGIVFALSVLHITTWGH, from the coding sequence ATGGAACACGAATATCAACGGGCGGTGACTCGCGTATGCGTACAAACAGCACTGCTCTTGTTACAACATGGGGCAGAAAGTACCGTAGTGGTGCAAATGGCGCAGCGTTTAGGCATAGCACTTGGTGTAGAAAGCGTGGAATGTGCGCTTACGGCAAATGCGGTGGTGCTGACGACCTTATCCGATAATCATTGCATTACCACCGCACGAAAAAATACAGATAAAGGCATTAATATGCAAATGGTCACTGATGTTCAACGTATTGTGATTGCTGTTGAGCATCATTTGTATGACTTAGAAATCGCACAAAGAAAACTGAATCAATTAAAACCGCTTAAATATAACCGATGGTTGATTGTATTCATGATAGGCTTATCTTGTGCGGCGTTTGCTCATTTATCTGGCGGAGATTGGATAATTTGTGGCATTACCTTTGTGGCAGCAGCCATAGCAATGTTTGTGCGGCAAGAGTTTTCAAAACGGCACTATAATCCCATCATTGTTTTTTCTATCACGTCCTTTGTTGCCTCACTGATTTCTGGCGTTAGCTTGAAATATAACTTAGGTAATGATCCTCAAATTGCTTTAGCGTCTAGTGTGTTATTACTTGTACCAGGGTTTCCTCTGATTAATTCTTTGGCGGATATATTAAAAGGTTATGTGAATATGGGATTAGGTCGTTGGACGATTGCCACTATTCTCACTTTTGGCGCATGTCTTGGCATTGTATTTGCTTTGAGCGTATTACATATTACAACTTGGGGGCATTAA